A stretch of DNA from Methanocalculus natronophilus:
TCTTTGCCAGGGGGATTCCGGTAGCTTTTGAGACAAAGGGAACTGTCCGGCTTGCACGGGGGTTTGCTTCCAGGACATAGACGATTCCATCCTGGATTGCATACTGGATGTTGATCATGCCGACAACGCCAAGCCCGAGCGTGAGTTTCCGGGTGTACTCCCTGACGGTCTCAATCGTTTCGGGCGCAAGAGACTGTGTCGGGATGACGCATGCGGAATCTCCTGAGTGCACTCCTGCCTCCTCGATATGCTCCATGATACCCCCGATCAGGACATCTGTTCCGTCACTGACAGCATCGACATCAAGCTCAACTGCATCCTGGAGGAATGAGTCTATTAATACCGGGTGTTTGTTGCTGACACGGACTGCCTCCTTGATATATGTTTTCAGCTCCATCTCGTCATGGACAAGCTCCATTGCCCGGCCGCCAAGGACATATGAAGGCCTGACCAGAACGGGATAGCCTATCCTCCCGGCGATTTCGAAGGCTTCCGTCTCGGAATATGCGGATCCATTCGCCGGGCTTGGAATCCTGAGTTCTTCCAGAAGCAGACTGAACCGGTCCCGGTCTTCTGCCACATCCATGGCATCGGGGCTTGTTCCCAGTATCCGGGTCTGAAGGCCAAGACGCTGGATCTCCTGCGAGATCGGGATTGTGAGATTGACCGAGTTCTGGCCTCCGAACTGGACCATGACACCGTAATAATCATCCTTTTTGAGGATGTTCATGATGTCCTCAAGCTGCATAGGCTCGAAGAAGAGCCTGTCGGAGGTGTCAAAGTCGGTTGAGACTGTCTCAGGATTGTTGTTGACGACATGCACCTCGACGTCGCCATCGCTGAGAGCCTGGATTGCATGCACGGTGCAGTAATCGAACTCGATACCCTGGCCGATCCTGATCGGCCCTGATCCGAGGATCAGGACTTTCTTTCTGCCTGTCTTTTGGATCTCACATCCTGTCTCCCAGGTGGAGTAGTAATAAGGTGTGGTGGCGGGGAATTCTGCCGCACAGGTATCAACCATCTTGTAGGTTGGCTCCCCGACGATCTCCTCTATAGCGGGAACTGGTTTTTGGCTGAGCTCTGCAAGCTCAGTATTGGCAAACCCAAACCGCTTTGCATACCAAAACTCTTCATCGCCTGATGCCGGGGAGATGCTCTTTTCGATCTCAACAATATGGCGGATCTTCTCCAGGAAGAACGGTTCGATCTCTGTGCAGGCATGTATCTCCTCTATCGTCATCCCGATGCGGAATGCGGAGAAGAGTGCGGGAAAACGCTCGTCTGTTGGCCTTGCAAGGATCATCCGGATCTCGTCCTTATCTGTATGATTGAAGAGATCGGTGTCGATTGACCGGAGTGCTTTTTTAAAAGCCTCCTCCAGGTTTCTGCCAATCGCCATCACTTCACCGGTGCTTTTCATCGCAGTGGTCAGCGATCGGTCTGCTGTTTTGAACTTGTCAAATGGCCAGCGCGGTACCTTGACCACAACATAGTCGATTGCTGGCTCAAATGATGCAGGTGTGCAACCGGTGACGGTATTGGTGATCTCATCAAGCCTGAGGCCGATTGCAATCTTTGCGCTTACCCGTGCAATCGGGTAGCCGGTTGCTTTTGAGGCAAGGGCAGATGATCGTGAGACCCGTGGGTTCACCTCGATGACCCGGTAGTCGCCATCTTTGAAGGCAAACTGGATGTTGCATCCTCCCTGTACTCCGAGTGCACGGATGATTTTGATTGACGCAGTCCTCATCATCTGGTACTGGTCGTCGCGGAGTGTCTGGATTGGGGCAACAACAACACTCTCGCCGGTATGTACACCCATTGGATCGACATTCTCCATCCCGCAGATGATGATGCAGGTATCGGCAGCATCGCGCATCACCTCGAATTCGATCTCATTCCATCCCTTGACACTCTCTTCCACGAGAACCTGCCGGATTCTCGAGCGGGACAGCCCCATCTCAACGATCCTGTAAAGCTCTTCTTCTGTTGTCGCCACTCCGCCGCCTGAGCCGCCGAGGGTATAGGCAGGCCGGATGATTGCCGGAAGCCCGACTTCCTTCAGGGCATCCCCAACCTGATCGAGCCGGTTGAGGATCATTGATTTTGGTACAGGCTCGCCAATCCGGTTCATCAGGTCGCGGAACAGTTCCCTGTCCTCACCCATGTAGATTGCCTCAAGGGGTGTACCAAGGATCTCAACACCTTCCAGTGCTCCGATCTCGGCAAGTTCTGCGGTAAGGTTCAGGCCGGTCTGTCCCCCAAGGCCGCTCAGTATGCCGTCAGGCCGTTCTTTTTTGATGATTTCCGCAATGATGTCGGCCTTGAGAGGCTCGACATAGACAACATCCGCGGTCTCGGGATCTGTCTGGATGGTTGCGGGATTGGAGTTGACAAGGACAACCGAGAGCCCTTCTTCCCTGAGCGCCTTGCAGGCCTGTGTTCCTGAGAAGTCAAATTCTGCCGCCTGCCCGATCTGGATTGGACCGGATCCGATCAGCAAAACCTTTTGAATGTCTGGCAATTTAGGCATCCGGAATGCTCCTGTAGATCTTGTCGAAGATTTTTTGTTCTGTATCCTGCGGGCCGCCATAGGCCTCCGGATGGAACTGAACTGAGTAGATGTTCAGGTACGTATCAGAAAACCCTTCAAGGCTGTTGTCATTGACATTGACATAGCTGATCTCGCACCCTTCAGGAAGCGTCTCACCATCCACCACATATCCGTGGTTCTGGGTGGTGATGTGAATCGATCCATCCAGAGCCCGCACCGGCTGATTCGAGCCCCGGTGACCAAATTTCATCTTCCTGGTTTCTGCTCCAAGCGCCCGTGCCAGGATCTGGTTGCCCATGCAGATGCCAAAGATCGGGATCTCGCCAATATATGATTTGACTGTCTGGATGGGAGTTGCTGCCCGTGCCGGATCTCCTGGTCCATTGCTGATAAAGAGTGCTTCTGGACGACAGGCGTCAATCTCTTCCTTTGTGGCAGTTGCAGGATAGATGTAGATGTCAGCATCTCTCTTTCTGAGGCTGACGATGATGTTCTTCTTGACTCCGAGATCAAGCACCGCAATCCTCTTTCCCTTCCCCCTGACCCGGTAGGGATCAGTGCAGGTAACTGACCTGATAAGATCCTGGTCAGATAACTGTGGTGCTTTTTTTGCCAAGTCCACTGCCAGTTCTCCGTTGTCGTCACCGACAATGAGCGCTGATCGGAGTGTCCCGTGGATACGGGTGTTAATTGTCAGCATTCGTGTATCGACACCTGATATGCCGGAAAGCCCCTGGTCCTCAAAAAAAGTGACCAGTGATGGCGCATGTTTCGGAGATCTGCAAATCTCTTGAACAACACAACCCCGGGCATGGATATGAGGGTTTTGAAAATTATCAAAATCAACACCATAGTTGCCGATGAGAGGATAGGTAAACATCAGGATCTGACCGGCATAACTCGGATCGGTCAGCGCCTCCATATATCCTGTCATCTGCGTGGTAAAGACCAGTTCGCCGGTGCCTGTGCCCTCGACACCAAAACCCTCTCCGACAAAATAATTTCCGTCTTCAAGCCCCAAAACCGCCTTCATGAATGACCATATTCATTCTGTTCGTATCTCATATTAACAATAGGGGCAGGTACCATCTACACGTGATGCAAAAACAGCATTTTTGTGCTGCTCTCGTACCGTGTATGATGAACCGGGGCAATTCCGGACAGGATTATCTGGTTTTTCTATGCGCGATCAAAAAAAAGGATTTAGCGGGAGAGGATCGCCATAATGATCTTGCCATATGCAGGCCGCGTGATGACCACGCCTATCATAACGCCGATGATGGTAATGATCGCAAAGCCCCTGAGTGAGGAGAGATCCATTACCGCAAGCGGGAGCATGGCAATAATCATTGTTATGGCAGCAACGATGATGATGCCGAGTGCCCGTGAGAGGCGCTTTAAATAGACATTCGGGGACGGCACCTTGCCTTCATGCAACACCTCGTCGGTGATCACAACCAGCTGATCAATACTTGTTCCAAGTACCGCAATCAGGCCTGCGATTGCTGCCAGGTCGAGCTGGGTGAAATACCGTGCAATACCAAGGAGGATCAGGATCTCTGAGGTGTTGATCAGGAGCATCGGAATGACGATGCTTGGTTCACGGTACCGGTAATAGACAACCAGTCCCACTGTGAAGAGTGCGAATATACCGGCGATGATACTCATCATCTTGAAATGCTCGCCCAGTGCCGCAGATACCGATCCTGATCCGGCAATGGTCACATCAACCGGGAGTGCGCCGGCACGGAGGTGTATCTCAAGCACCCTTGCCCGCTCCATACCATACTCACCCATGCCTGTCGATGCAACAAGATTTCGTGACTCTTCGACCTTTAAGCGTGACGCAAGGTCTGGTGAGAGTGGTGCGCTGTAGACGACCTCGCCGTCCAGGTACATGATGAGTTCATGATCCTGTGGACGATCTGTTGCACCTGACTCTATTGCAGCCTGCCGGAATGCACGTGCGCCCTCAGGGCTGATAGTGAATGGGACACCCCAGGAGCCGCTGCCAGGGGGCTGCTGAGTCGGGAGCCCGACTGAAGATATGGCATCTCCAAACAGGACATGCTCTGTCTCATCGCCCTCGGTCTGGATCCGGATCTCAAATCGTCCCTGCTGGCCGACGATATCCTGTGCAGTTGCCATGTCAACGCCAGCCAGTTCGACACGGATATATCGTGAGGCGCCGCCGAAGGTGGTAAGGGTATTGACGGTTGCATCCCGGGTTCCAAGCCTGTTGATCTTCTCTTCAAGGATGCGTTTGACGGTCTCTGCAGTCTCCTCAGATACTCCGATCTCATAGCGGGTGATGGTCGCTCCATATCGGGCAAAGATCGGTTCCAGGTCTTCCTGGGCAACAGCTTTTCGTATCTCGAGTATATCTGCCTCAACCAGGTTGACTTCTGTGTCGAGTTCCTTCTGGAGGCCACTGACAAGCTCTTCTATTGGCTGGTCCGTCTCAAATGTGACCAGTTGCGCTTTATATTCAAGCTGTATCCATGATCCGCCTTCAAGATCAAGGCCGAGGCCGATGTTGCCCTGGATTCCCTTGTCAAAGGCCGGGGGAAGGAAGTAAATCGATGCAATTGCAAAGATTATAGCCGCGATCATCAGGATGATCCGCCAGTCTCTCAGAAGTGAAACCTGCTCTTCCCGGTGTACCGGTGTGCGTCCACTTTTCTTCATCGTGATACACCTCGTGCTGCTTTTCCGCTTTGTACATACCACTTCAGGAGTCCGGCATTAAACATCCAGGTGTTTATCAGATCGATGATTAACCCGATCACAAGGACTGTTGCGATCTGGAAGATGATCTCGATCTGGCCTATCCAGGCTACAACAAGGAGAGCAATGACTGCGGAAAGCGTGGTTGTTGTCATGATAAATCCGGTGCGGAATGCATTTCTCAGTTTATCCTCAAGCTTTCCCTGCCGCTTGAGTATACGTGTGGTGAGCAGGATATCGCTGTCCACAGAGTACCCGATGAGCATCAGAAGCGCTGCTGTTGTTCCAAGTGTTAAGGGAATATTCAGCAGATCCATTATCGCTGCTGTGATCAGGATATCGGTAAATGCAGCGAAGACGACCGCAATCGACGGGACAATTGTCCTGAACGCGATGAAGACGATGATGGACATGCCAATGAAGGAGAAGAGCAGGGCGAGCAGTGCCTGCTGCTGCAGTGTCTGGCCGAATGTCTCACCTATCTGATCTACTTTTGCGTCCGGATAGCGGGCATTGATATCCCTCGTAAGTGCACGGAACTGGTCATCATCCATTGGACCAAACCTGATGTATGTGCCGCGGTTCAGTCCCTCTCCAACACTGATCAGCGGGTACTCCGCGAAATAGCTTTCAATCTCTGCTACTGTATCATCAGTCGTGGTCGTAACCGCAGTACCTCCGGCAAAATCGATCCCAAGGTTCACCGGGACGCCGAACATCATATAATTCAGGCCAACGATGGCAAGAGCGACGAGAGCGATGATGAGCGGCACTGTCATCATCTGTTTTGGAGGATATTTATTTACTAAGTCGTACAGGTCAAACCCCATAGTATCTATAGTATGTGTTATCTGATTGCTTAAAAGAATGGTTATAACCAAATCTTTTCAAATCCGGATGTTGCGATTTGCCCGGGTTTTTTACCGGGTACGCCGGGAAAAAATTTGTTCTTCTCTTGAGAGCTGATACATGCTGTAATGACTTTTTTCCCTCTGCCGGCAGCAGGAATGGTTGTCCGGGGTCTCTATCGGGTAAAGGATGGATTCATTATTACCTGGTGCAACCATTCTATTGATGATTCCCCCGGCCTTTGCAGATATCATCATCCAGTTCAGGGGCTTCTTCCATGATATTGCAGAAAGAGGCGGATCTGAATATGGGATCATCAGTGCCCATCCCCAGGTGATCCGGCCCGGTGATCATGTTGTTATTGTCGGCGGCGGCGATGGCAGGACTGTTTTATCTGCAGCAGATCTGATCAGAGAGGAGGGGTCTGTGACTGTCTATGAGGCTGGAGATCGATCTGTTCAACAGATCCGCTCTCTGGTTGCAGCAACAGGCATCACTGATGTCTGCACTATTCATCACACCCTGGTTGGCCCGCATATTGATGTATATGGTGGGGATTATTCAGAAGCCTCATTCCTTGCACCAGAGGACCTCCCACCCTGTGATGTTCTTGAGCTTGATTGTGAGGGGGCAGAGGTTGCCATCCTTACATCGCTTCAGATCCAGCCACGGGCAATCATTGTTGAGATTCATCCAAGGTGCTTCAGAGAGGATCCACAATGGGTACTGGACCGGCTTGCAGAGCTTGGCTATACGATTGTGTACCGGAGCGGCCACGAAGGCATTGAGCTGACAGAGGATGAGGCTCATCTTCTGCTCATGCGATCCCGTATCAGGCGCACCTACCTCAAAAACGGGGCGCGATCGCCTGTTGTTGTTGCAGCCCTTCGAAACGCCAGCGACAAAGGGAATGGTCTATACCATGATCAGGTTTGAGAATGCGTGATTCTGGGTTCTGAGTTGTCAGAAAAGTGAGTGAGATACGTCCCGGCCGGGACTTGAACCCGGGTCAAAAGCTCCGGAGGCTTCTAGGATATCCGCTACCCTACCGAGACAGAATCCGAATGCACGGCACCTGCCGCCCTTTCGTCTAGATACATCTGTCTAAAAACAGATAAGGATATCGTCATCACCTGAACTGCTGCCAGATTTTGCATGCTCCTTCATGAGATACCATGCATGGGCCAACAGGTGTTCTCGGGGTGCATGCAGTCCCAAAGAGGGGGCAGTCTGTTGGATCAGCAAGTCCACGGAGGAGCTGGTCACAGATGCAGGGGGAACGTTTCTCGATGTGCGGTATGGTGATACCGTACTTTTTCTCTGCATCATATGCCTCAAACTGTCGTTTCAATGCCATGCCAGAGCCCGGGATGACCGGGAAACCCCGCCATTCGATATCGCAGGGTTCAAACACCTCATACATCAGTGCCTGGGCTTTTGTGTTGCCTTCACGGGTGACAGCGCGAGGGTAGGCGTTCTCTACTTCGGCCCTGCCGTCGTTTATCTGCTGGATGAGCATAAAGAGGCCAAGCAGCAGGTCTTCGGCTTCAAATCCGGCAACGACCTGCGGGACAGGGAAGTGCTCGTACTCATGGTAGCCCATGACAGTGCAGACATGCCCCGGGAGGATGAAGCCGTTTAAGTTTGCTTCTCCCTGGTCAAGGAGCCATTGCATGGCAGGTGGGACAACCCGGTGACAGGAGAGGATACTGAAGTTGTCTGGCGGCTCCTGGAGGAGTGTCGCTGCGACTGTCGGGACAGTTGTCTCGAACCCGACTGAGATGAAGACGACATCCCTGTCGGTTGTCTTTGCGATCTCAACTGCCTTATGTATCCCCTGTACTATACGGATATCTCCATCTGCAGACTCAAGGGATCCCTCTGATCCCGGCACCCTGAGGAGGTCGCCGTAGGTGGTGACGATTTTTCCCGATTCTGCCAGACTGATTGCAGTATCGATTTCGCCTGCTGGTGTGATGCAGACCGGGCAGCCCGGGCCCATGACAACTTTGAGTTTGTCTGGCAGGACACTTCGTATCCCATGTTTTGCAATTGCTGCTTCGTGTGTTCCGCAGACGTGCATGATCCGGAGATCAGATCTGACCTGTTCCCTGATCCCGGCAATAATATCTCTTCCAACCGCCATTCGACTTAACGCTCCGTAACTGATCTCTCCTGCAGAGAGGAAAAGGTGATATGTTTCTGTTTGGTGGCGAGAGGGATATGGCTGTTCATCCGGATCCCATCCGGGAGGGTTCCGCCGGACTTTCGTCTGATTCCGGATTTCAGATTATGTAAGTCTCCGGGATCTGTTCCCTGAAGAACCGGCATATCCGTTTCTTTTCTGATTCGGAGGGGGCTCGGATGCCTGGTTCTGCACCGGGGCGGTGAAGGGAGTTGAGGTGGAGGATATCCGGGCGTATTGAGACTGCTGCCTCTCTTAAAAGCAAGAGTTCGGATTCATGGGTGTTCAGGCCAGGTATGAGGAATATCTCAAGCCATATTGCCTTCGTATATTCGTTTCTGAGGTTTATGAGCCCGTCTATCATCATGCCTGTCTCTATGCCGGGAGGGGGGCGGTTTATTGCATTGAATACACTGCTGCTCACGGCGTCAAGAGAGGGGAGGATGAGATCCGCACTTCTGATCTCTGATCTGATTTGTGGATCATGGAGTGTTGTGCTGTTTGTCAGGACAGCTGTTTTGTACCTTGGATGACTGGAGTGGATGAAATCCAGGATATCGCGGATCTCGGAATGAAGGGTGGGCTCCCCCGTTCCGCCGAGGGTGATATAATCAAGCTCTGGTTCTGTTCTGAGGAAGAGGTCAAGCTCATCGAAGATTTCATCTGTTGGCGCATATTCTGCTCTCCTGAGGGTGAGGTGGTGGGTTTTTCCACATTCACAGTAGATGCAGTCCAGCGAGCAGGTGCTGCCCGGCACGAGATCTATTCCAAGTCATATGCCAAGGCGGCGTGACCTGACCGGGCCGAAGAGGTGGAGGTAGTGCATTGGTGTTATCTGCTGTATTTGTTTTTGGAAGAGATACGTGTATGGAAGCGTGCTCTGTATGGGAAACGGTATGGAAAGGTGTATGGATAGATGTATGGAAAACTGGAGGGAAAATGTATGAAATAGAGGCCTGAAGGGGGGGGCGAACCTGGAATGGACGAGAAAATGCGTCTGATAGAGAGAGGTGGATTGGAAGAAATGGTATTTAGAGAGGAAGGGTGCTGGCAGCGAATAGTCTGATCCTGTATATTTATGGTCTGGCTCTTCTCAACTTGATTGTATGTTTGCCGTATCCACCTATTGTCTCCACCGGGAACCGCTGCCGGTTGCTCTTGAGATGCTCGCAGAGATTACCAGTTCTGTTGAGCTGATGGATGACGGCCTCCACTATGTCAGCTCACCTGATATTCTCTTGAATTTTGATTTTGAGTACTCGATTCATGCCCCGTCCAGGGGTGTTAATATCGCCTCGCTTCTTGAGCCGATTCGGAAGGCGAGTGTGCAGGTTGCGGCTGATTGTTTTGCAGTTGCAGCAGAGGTGAATGCACCGGTTATTATCCATCCGGGGTATTTTGCCTGGGTTGAGGAGCGCACGCTTGCAAAGCGGCAGATGTTGCGATCACTTGCTGAGATCAGGAGTGCTGCTGAAGAACTGGGTGTCCGGTTTTCTGTTGAGAATATGGGGAACTGGGATTATTTCTTCCTCCGCACACCTGATGAACTGCCGCTGATTGACGGAACCGGCTTTACGCTTGATATCGGCCATGCACACCTGAATGCCTGCCTGCCTGAGTTCCTGGAGCACCCCTTTGATCATATCCATATCCACGATAATGACGGGCTGAAGGACTCTCATGGGCCGGTTGGAACAGGGACAATAGATTTTCATGATGTCCGCTCTGCAATTGAGCGTGAACATGTCATCCCGGTGATCGAGGTGGAGACACTCGATGGAGTACAGGAGAGCATCAGGGCGCTTGGGTGGTAAGGGCCAGGAGGGATGCAGGGGTACAGGGCTACGTGGGTTTTGGGTAGCAAAGCCGGTATCGCATGGTGGGGCTGTGTGCTGGTATGTGTTTTAGAATGCGTTTTGGAATGCGTTTTGGATTGACCTACACATCATGTATGCCAGATTTATGGCAGAATGCCTCAATATCTGTGAACCATTCCAAAAGGTATTAAAACAGCTCTCTCGTATAATGTAATGCAACTTTTCATGAGAATGAGGGTTGTTGCCGGTTTAAAGGGCTCATATCCCTGAAATGGCGGCATAGAATATAGTAATGTTGTAATCTGCCTCGGTGGCATAGCGGTATCGCGCTTCCTTGGTAAGGAAGAGGTCGCGGGTTCGATTCCCGCCCGAGGCTTAAGGAACTAAAGTTATAATTCCCTGCTAAAATCGAAGCCCATTTTGCCTTTATTTCTTTTCTTACATATAATTAAAATCTCGCTATTCTGCCCGATTCTGAAATACGGCTTTCCCAGGCAAGATCAGAAAAGGAGGTATATTTCCACTGGAGCCACCGTTAATCATCATCACAGAGGCGATTAAAGAGCCTCCACTATCAAAGGCATATCTGAGTATGGGAAGAAGGGAGATCATCAACGAGAGAGACGGTAGGGCTGTGCCTTTTACCCCCGCTCTATATGGTGCTTGACAAAAAAGAGAGTTATTTGTCTTCGGTGCGATACAAAGCCATCACGCCTTTTATCAAGACGCCCGATCTCTCCAACAGCTTCTCCTGCTCGGTGATGATCGCCTTAAGCTCCTGGATCGTTTTGTCAAGGCCTCGCAGTTCATCCATTGGAATTTGAACGAATGGCATCGCGATCACTCAATCAAAACTATCTGGATCTTTACTCGATTGTGATCACCGCAGTGCTGACAAGCATACCCAGAATCCCAGAAGAGCGCCCCGGCCCTCATCATCAAAATGCCATCGTTGCCACAATAGGATAGGCGTTCGTGTAGGGATAGGAGAAGGCTGATCGTCTCTGGGATCGGTTTCTTGCACCGTGAACACGGGATCGCAGGCTCTTTTATACTCGCTATTCGTTTACCTTCAACCTCGATCCGAAGGCGACCACTCTTAACCCAGCTGATGATCTCATTCTGTGTGCGTTTTACCTTCTCGATCGCTCCCAATCGGGCCCGCTCGTTGTCCTCAATGCGCCTCTCTGCCTGGAGACGATCCCGCGCCTCGTTCGCAAGAACGATCTTGAGCTGTTCTGCTGTGTGTCCTGGGAACCGAAGGCGATTCTCCAATTCCTCAATACGGGCCTCTGCTGTTGATACCGCTTCGCTCATGTCACCACTTCCGGATAATGCCATTTTTACGATCGATCTGGATCTGATCGTTGACGGCTGTCTCTGTGTTGCCGCCGCCCTTCTCGCTCTGGAGTAACCCGATCCTTCGCTTGAAGTTCTTATCCGCCGCTTCAAGTTCTTCTTTAATCAACCTTACTTGTTTTAGGAATTCTGATCTTGTCATCGCCATTTTTATTCTCCTGAAAAAATAATTGGTAAGAGGTAGTTACCATGTCTGGGGCTCCGCTGCTGCATCATCGCCCGTCAGTCCTCCAACTGTGGTACCCATTTTTCTGATATGATCTCTGGATCTGTGTCGTCCGGGTGAAACGGGTTTGTGCGAGTTATGATCTTCGTAACTGCCCTTTGCCGCTTCTCCTCCTCCTCAATCCGTGAAGACCTGACACCCAGCGCCGATCCTGCGTTATGCTTGCCAAGAACCATAATCAGAGCCTCCGAATTTCTGGGAGAAGGTGAGCAACCTTCCGGTATTCTCGTTCGATATTGATCCGATCGTCCGGGCCCTCTGGATGCTCCAGAAGCCAGCGCTCGCTATACCGCTTCTGCTCCTGTGGTGTCGCATCCATGAATCTGATCCCCGATGGGAGGATCTCTTCTCCCACAGCCCGGATCACCTGATCGACCTCCTCGGATAGCTGCTCCGGTGATATGCGCTCGTTCCTGTGTTTTGTGTGCAATTCTGCAAGTTCAAGCCGCCTTTTTGCCTCGTTTAATGTCGTCATTTCTTCGCCTCCTCTAATGCTGTGATCCGCTTCAGTATCTCGTCATACTCGCAGTCCTTCAGAATGCTACCATACACCTGGATACCTTGAATCAGGAGTCTTGTTTTCGCATCCCGCATCTTCTCGGTATCCGGTGAACGAAAACGGCCCGATACCGCTTTCTGTCGAAGTTCTGAGATAACCGCGCTGGATATTTCCAGAAGGTCATCTCTGGAGAGTTTTCTTTGAGAATCCCCCGATATCCGCGCTTCGTTCAATTCCTTATTTACCATTTATGCCCCCCAATCATATTATTCTCTGATAATATCTCTAGTGCGCATACAGTATTTATAAGTATGCTATCGATCTCGGATTTGCTCCCGTCTTTCGCTCCTGTGTTCATAAATCGCGATCCTCCGGATCTAGTCTGATCTTGTTTGGGCCGGGTGTGAACTCCTCAGGCTCGCAAAATACGAGCTCTAGACCATCCTCGCCCCGTTCGATTCGTTGAATTCGCTTGTAAAGTGTGTCTGTGTTCATGCTTTTTCCTCCATGTCTGCCTGTGTTCCTCTCTCGATACTTTCGGGCCGCTGGCACTTTTGCCGCCCCCTCCATAGATGGGAGTGTTCCGGATCTGTCTCTGAGATCCGATCCATAACATACTGGATCGAATAGATCCCCGGCTCAAGTCCAGCCCGCCTCCTGATCTCTTCTGGCAGGCGGATCTTGTAGGTCATGACCTCCCCCCTGCTGAATCCGGGGCGGGCATCCAGATAGGCCCCAGGCTACTAAAGACCTCGAAGAAGCGATCGGTATTCGCTCCCAGATAGAAAACTCCTGAAGGGAAGGGGGCCGCGTCCTTGTGACCTGAAAACTTTAAGCGTCCTCTGATGGAGCACCAGGGCCACTTAGAAAGACGATTGAACCATCGTGTATCTGTTCTGGCAGCTATCAGGATGATCACTTCTGAGACGTTCCCGGCTTCGTACTCATCAAGAGCCTTCATGATCCACTTATCAACCTCCCGCCCATAGGGAGGATTCACATAAGCCCGGCCGTTCCATCTCTGAAGAAGACCGTTATCCTCTTTCGTGAAATGTTGCCCGGCCGGGATGCTGGGAGGAGAGGGAGAGCACGGATCAAGGTCGATCCTCTCCCATACCTGGAGCACTGCATCTATGATCGCGTCCGGGGTGTACCATTCCTCACTCCTTGAAGAGAGCAAGGGAGAACCGGCTGCTGTGATGCTGTTCATTTCCTTTCTCCCTCCCTGCGATCCCGCGTTGAAAAAACGATTTTGCCGCCCCCGTATCCGCATTT
This window harbors:
- a CDS encoding protein translocase subunit SecF, whose product is MGFDLYDLVNKYPPKQMMTVPLIIALVALAIVGLNYMMFGVPVNLGIDFAGGTAVTTTTDDTVAEIESYFAEYPLISVGEGLNRGTYIRFGPMDDDQFRALTRDINARYPDAKVDQIGETFGQTLQQQALLALLFSFIGMSIIVFIAFRTIVPSIAVVFAAFTDILITAAIMDLLNIPLTLGTTAALLMLIGYSVDSDILLTTRILKRQGKLEDKLRNAFRTGFIMTTTTLSAVIALLVVAWIGQIEIIFQIATVLVIGLIIDLINTWMFNAGLLKWYVQSGKAARGVSR
- the carA gene encoding glutamine-hydrolyzing carbamoyl-phosphate synthase small subunit, with translation MKAVLGLEDGNYFVGEGFGVEGTGTGELVFTTQMTGYMEALTDPSYAGQILMFTYPLIGNYGVDFDNFQNPHIHARGCVVQEICRSPKHAPSLVTFFEDQGLSGISGVDTRMLTINTRIHGTLRSALIVGDDNGELAVDLAKKAPQLSDQDLIRSVTCTDPYRVRGKGKRIAVLDLGVKKNIIVSLRKRDADIYIYPATATKEEIDACRPEALFISNGPGDPARAATPIQTVKSYIGEIPIFGICMGNQILARALGAETRKMKFGHRGSNQPVRALDGSIHITTQNHGYVVDGETLPEGCEISYVNVNDNSLEGFSDTYLNIYSVQFHPEAYGGPQDTEQKIFDKIYRSIPDA
- a CDS encoding preprotein translocase subunit SecD, which gives rise to MKKSGRTPVHREEQVSLLRDWRIILMIAAIIFAIASIYFLPPAFDKGIQGNIGLGLDLEGGSWIQLEYKAQLVTFETDQPIEELVSGLQKELDTEVNLVEADILEIRKAVAQEDLEPIFARYGATITRYEIGVSEETAETVKRILEEKINRLGTRDATVNTLTTFGGASRYIRVELAGVDMATAQDIVGQQGRFEIRIQTEGDETEHVLFGDAISSVGLPTQQPPGSGSWGVPFTISPEGARAFRQAAIESGATDRPQDHELIMYLDGEVVYSAPLSPDLASRLKVEESRNLVASTGMGEYGMERARVLEIHLRAGALPVDVTIAGSGSVSAALGEHFKMMSIIAGIFALFTVGLVVYYRYREPSIVIPMLLINTSEILILLGIARYFTQLDLAAIAGLIAVLGTSIDQLVVITDEVLHEGKVPSPNVYLKRLSRALGIIIVAAITMIIAMLPLAVMDLSSLRGFAIITIIGVMIGVVITRPAYGKIIMAILSR
- the carB gene encoding carbamoyl-phosphate synthase large subunit, encoding MPKLPDIQKVLLIGSGPIQIGQAAEFDFSGTQACKALREEGLSVVLVNSNPATIQTDPETADVVYVEPLKADIIAEIIKKERPDGILSGLGGQTGLNLTAELAEIGALEGVEILGTPLEAIYMGEDRELFRDLMNRIGEPVPKSMILNRLDQVGDALKEVGLPAIIRPAYTLGGSGGGVATTEEELYRIVEMGLSRSRIRQVLVEESVKGWNEIEFEVMRDAADTCIIICGMENVDPMGVHTGESVVVAPIQTLRDDQYQMMRTASIKIIRALGVQGGCNIQFAFKDGDYRVIEVNPRVSRSSALASKATGYPIARVSAKIAIGLRLDEITNTVTGCTPASFEPAIDYVVVKVPRWPFDKFKTADRSLTTAMKSTGEVMAIGRNLEEAFKKALRSIDTDLFNHTDKDEIRMILARPTDERFPALFSAFRIGMTIEEIHACTEIEPFFLEKIRHIVEIEKSISPASGDEEFWYAKRFGFANTELAELSQKPVPAIEEIVGEPTYKMVDTCAAEFPATTPYYYSTWETGCEIQKTGRKKVLILGSGPIRIGQGIEFDYCTVHAIQALSDGDVEVHVVNNNPETVSTDFDTSDRLFFEPMQLEDIMNILKKDDYYGVMVQFGGQNSVNLTIPISQEIQRLGLQTRILGTSPDAMDVAEDRDRFSLLLEELRIPSPANGSAYSETEAFEIAGRIGYPVLVRPSYVLGGRAMELVHDEMELKTYIKEAVRVSNKHPVLIDSFLQDAVELDVDAVSDGTDVLIGGIMEHIEEAGVHSGDSACVIPTQSLAPETIETVREYTRKLTLGLGVVGMINIQYAIQDGIVYVLEANPRASRTVPFVSKATGIPLAKIASRVMLGETIADTGYTEREINHVAVKEVLLPFNKLPGVDAVLGPEMKSTGEVMGIDFDFGRAFFKASLAADNTLPVQGRVFISVSNEQKEVSIPIARKLESLGLELYGTSGTVHSLSQAGIRVNLVRKVQEGSPNVIDMMRRGEIQLIINTPSDKTSRQDHYQIMRIAVDYQIPYITTIPAADAAARAIEAFKRNETTIEPLGFYLR